In one Haloplanus salinus genomic region, the following are encoded:
- a CDS encoding formate--tetrahydrofolate ligase, with the protein MASDDTNGEDAPTDMEIAREAETRPIDDVAADIGLSVEDIDPQGNGIAKIEQDAIQRTLSDADEGNLILVTGTTATPKGAGKTVTTVGLGQGLNHLGERGVVAVREPSLGPVFGIKGGAAGGGHSQVLPMEDINLHFTGDLHALTTAHNLVSATLDTKVHYGNDLDVDVDEVAWKRALDMNDRALREVVVGLGGSSNGPPREDGFQITAASEVMAVLCLADSLADLKERLSRTIVAYDSTGDPVTVSDLGIEGAMAMLLKDALRPNLVQTIEGSPAFVHGGPFANIAHGTNSLVADKLGLALGDYLVTEAGFAADLGFEKFGNIVSRHGVAPDAVVLTTAVRSMKYHGLEMWPVDYDELKEPNPEAVSDGMVNLDHHAGIVERFDVPFVVAINRFPTDTDAEIQAIVDHCEEQGYPVVVSNAFADGGEGAAELAETAKDLADGDEGDFEPLYDLDAGLEEKIRTVATEVYGAESAHFTEDAQDDLARLEEQGYGDMPVCLSKTQHSTTDDPTRKGAPKDDWTLTVRECYPDAGAGFVVVLTGDVLTMPGLPAEPAAEGMDVDADGNVSGLF; encoded by the coding sequence ATGGCTTCGGACGACACTAACGGCGAGGACGCACCGACCGACATGGAAATCGCGCGCGAAGCGGAGACGCGACCGATCGACGACGTGGCGGCCGATATCGGTCTCTCCGTCGAGGACATCGACCCCCAGGGCAACGGCATCGCCAAGATCGAACAGGACGCGATCCAGCGGACGCTGTCCGACGCCGACGAGGGGAACCTCATCCTCGTCACGGGGACGACGGCGACGCCGAAGGGCGCGGGCAAGACGGTGACGACCGTCGGCCTCGGACAGGGGCTGAACCACCTCGGCGAGCGCGGCGTAGTCGCGGTACGCGAGCCGTCGCTCGGCCCCGTCTTCGGCATCAAGGGCGGCGCCGCCGGTGGCGGCCACTCGCAGGTGCTTCCGATGGAGGACATCAACCTCCACTTCACGGGTGACCTCCACGCGCTGACGACGGCGCACAACCTCGTCTCGGCGACGCTCGACACCAAGGTCCACTACGGCAACGACCTCGACGTCGACGTCGACGAGGTAGCCTGGAAGCGCGCGCTCGACATGAACGACCGGGCGCTCCGGGAGGTCGTAGTCGGCCTCGGCGGGTCGAGCAACGGCCCGCCCCGGGAGGACGGCTTCCAGATCACGGCCGCCTCGGAAGTGATGGCGGTGCTCTGTCTCGCGGACTCGCTCGCGGACCTCAAGGAGCGACTCTCGCGAACCATCGTCGCCTACGACTCGACGGGCGATCCCGTCACCGTCTCGGACCTCGGTATCGAGGGCGCGATGGCGATGCTCCTGAAGGACGCCCTGCGGCCGAACCTGGTGCAGACCATCGAGGGCTCGCCCGCGTTCGTCCACGGCGGTCCCTTCGCCAACATCGCCCACGGCACCAACTCGCTGGTGGCGGACAAACTCGGCCTCGCGCTCGGCGACTACCTCGTCACCGAAGCGGGCTTCGCCGCCGACCTCGGCTTCGAGAAGTTCGGCAACATCGTCTCCCGCCACGGCGTCGCACCGGACGCGGTGGTGTTGACGACCGCGGTCCGGTCGATGAAGTACCACGGCCTGGAGATGTGGCCGGTCGACTACGACGAGTTGAAGGAACCGAACCCCGAGGCCGTGAGCGACGGCATGGTGAACCTCGACCACCACGCCGGCATCGTCGAGCGGTTCGACGTGCCCTTCGTCGTCGCCATCAACCGCTTCCCGACGGACACGGACGCGGAGATTCAGGCAATCGTCGACCACTGCGAGGAGCAGGGCTATCCGGTCGTCGTCTCCAACGCCTTCGCCGACGGCGGGGAGGGCGCCGCGGAACTCGCCGAGACGGCGAAGGATCTCGCCGACGGCGACGAGGGCGACTTCGAACCCCTCTACGACCTCGACGCAGGGTTGGAAGAGAAGATCCGGACCGTCGCCACGGAGGTGTACGGCGCCGAGAGCGCCCACTTCACCGAGGACGCGCAGGACGACCTGGCACGCCTGGAGGAACAGGGCTACGGCGACATGCCGGTTTGTCTGTCGAAGACACAACACTCGACGACGGACGACCCGACGCGGAAGGGCGCGCCGAAAGACGACTGGACGCTCACGGTGCGTGAGTGTTACCCCGACGCCGGCGCCGGCTTCGTCGTCGTTCTGACGGGCGACGTGCTCACCATGCCCGGTCTCCCCGCCGAACCCGCAGCGGAAGGGATGGACGTGGACGCGGACGGCAACGTCAGCGGCCTCTTCTGA
- the cgi121 gene encoding KEOPS complex subunit Cgi121: MRVVDGVADVDDIDAFLARLDEVAADHGVTVQAFDARYVVGRDHLERAVELADRAIARGENVARERGVEILLYAAGRRQIDDALTMGVREGRTPTVVVVSDAESDETAVAAAASAVGGLLDPAATLDDYDADRVRAFFDVTEAELDATDGSLVDLVAERVALLDVEK; encoded by the coding sequence ATGAGGGTCGTCGACGGCGTCGCCGACGTCGACGATATCGACGCCTTCCTCGCCCGGCTGGACGAGGTGGCGGCCGACCACGGCGTCACGGTACAAGCGTTCGACGCGCGCTACGTCGTCGGCCGGGACCACCTCGAACGGGCGGTCGAACTGGCGGATCGGGCCATCGCGCGTGGGGAGAACGTGGCACGGGAGCGGGGCGTGGAGATCCTGCTGTACGCGGCCGGCCGCCGACAGATCGACGACGCGCTGACCATGGGTGTACGCGAGGGGCGGACGCCGACGGTCGTCGTCGTCAGCGACGCCGAGAGCGACGAGACGGCGGTGGCGGCCGCGGCGTCGGCCGTCGGGGGGCTGCTCGACCCGGCGGCGACGCTCGACGACTACGACGCCGACCGGGTGCGGGCCTTCTTCGACGTGACCGAGGCGGAACTCGACGCGACGGACGGCAGCCTGGTCGACCTCGTGGCCGAGCGGGTGGCGCTGCTCGACGTGGAGAAGTGA
- a CDS encoding ATP-dependent DNA helicase, producing the protein MNPTDVPGLPTGVPEHLVESGIEELYPPQADAVDAGVTDGESLVASVPTASGKTLIAELAMLSSVERGGTALYVVPLRALASEKKAEFERWADFDVDVGVSTGNYESSEEWLSSRDIVVATSEKVDSLVRNGAPWIDDLTCVVADEVHLVDDPNRGPTLEVTLAKLRRINPGVQVVALSATVDNADEVADWLDAALVRSDWRPIDLRTGVHYGDAITFDDGEQREVPVGAGERPTAALVADTLDEGGSSLVFVNSRRNAEAAARRLADVTEGALTPEERAALADVADDIASVSDTETSDDLAAAVRKGAAFHHAGLAADHRSLVEDAFRDRELKAICATPTLAAGVNTPSRRVIVRDWRRYDGEFGGMKPLDTLEVHQMFGRAGRPGLDPYGEAVLLANDHDTMDELFERYVWADPEPVGSKLAREPAMRTHLLATVASGFARTREGLLDFLAGTLYAAQTGEGGRLAGVVDSTLDYLAANDFVDREGGEVTATNLGHTVSRLYLDPMSAAEIVDGLRDADDPTPLGCYHLVCRTPDMYELYLKSGDREAYTELCYEREGEFLGRVPSEFEDVRFEEWLSALKTAKLLEDWASEVDEDRITERYGVGPGDVRGKVDAAEWLLGAAERLATDLDLDPDCVVAVREAKKRVQYGVREELLDLAGVRNVGRKRARRLYEAGVESRADLREADKSLILGALRGRERTAERILENAGRRDPSMDAVSVDVDVDVEDGGDAAHDAGGQANLGDFG; encoded by the coding sequence ATGAACCCGACGGACGTGCCCGGACTGCCGACGGGCGTCCCCGAACACCTCGTCGAGTCGGGGATCGAGGAGCTCTATCCGCCCCAGGCCGACGCCGTCGACGCCGGCGTCACCGACGGCGAGAGCCTCGTCGCGAGCGTTCCCACGGCCAGTGGCAAGACCCTGATCGCGGAACTCGCCATGCTGTCGAGCGTCGAGCGCGGCGGCACGGCGCTCTACGTCGTCCCCCTTCGCGCCCTCGCCAGCGAGAAAAAAGCGGAGTTCGAGCGGTGGGCCGACTTCGACGTCGACGTCGGCGTCTCGACGGGCAACTACGAGTCGAGCGAGGAGTGGCTCTCCAGTCGCGACATCGTCGTCGCGACGAGCGAGAAGGTGGACTCGCTGGTGCGCAACGGCGCGCCCTGGATCGACGACCTCACTTGCGTCGTCGCCGACGAGGTTCACCTCGTCGACGATCCGAACCGCGGCCCGACGCTGGAGGTGACGCTCGCGAAGCTCCGGCGCATCAATCCCGGCGTACAGGTGGTCGCGCTCTCGGCGACCGTCGACAACGCCGACGAGGTGGCCGACTGGCTGGACGCCGCACTCGTCAGGTCGGACTGGCGGCCGATCGACCTCCGGACGGGCGTCCACTACGGCGACGCCATCACGTTCGACGACGGCGAGCAACGCGAGGTACCCGTCGGGGCGGGCGAGCGTCCCACCGCCGCCCTCGTCGCCGACACGCTCGACGAGGGCGGTTCGTCGCTCGTCTTCGTCAACTCCCGCCGGAACGCGGAGGCGGCGGCGCGACGGCTGGCCGACGTGACCGAGGGCGCCCTGACACCCGAGGAGCGGGCGGCGCTCGCCGACGTGGCCGACGACATCGCGTCCGTCTCCGACACCGAGACGAGCGACGACCTCGCCGCGGCCGTGCGGAAGGGCGCCGCCTTCCACCACGCCGGGCTCGCCGCCGACCACCGCTCGCTCGTCGAGGACGCCTTCCGGGACAGGGAGCTGAAGGCCATCTGTGCCACCCCCACCCTCGCGGCCGGCGTCAACACGCCCAGCCGGCGGGTGATCGTCCGCGACTGGCGGCGCTACGACGGCGAGTTCGGCGGGATGAAACCCCTCGACACGCTGGAAGTCCACCAGATGTTCGGCCGCGCCGGCCGGCCGGGACTCGACCCCTACGGCGAGGCGGTGTTGCTGGCGAACGACCACGACACGATGGACGAGCTGTTCGAGCGGTACGTGTGGGCCGACCCGGAGCCGGTGGGGTCGAAACTCGCCCGGGAGCCGGCGATGCGTACCCATCTGCTGGCGACGGTGGCGTCCGGGTTCGCCCGCACGCGCGAGGGACTGCTCGACTTCCTCGCGGGGACGCTGTACGCGGCCCAGACCGGCGAAGGGGGGCGGCTCGCGGGAGTCGTCGACTCGACGCTCGACTATCTCGCCGCCAACGACTTCGTCGACCGCGAGGGCGGCGAAGTGACCGCCACGAACCTCGGTCACACCGTCTCCCGACTCTACCTCGACCCGATGAGCGCGGCCGAGATCGTGGACGGCCTCCGCGACGCGGACGACCCCACCCCGCTCGGGTGCTACCATCTCGTCTGTCGGACGCCGGATATGTACGAACTCTACCTAAAGTCGGGGGACCGGGAGGCCTACACCGAACTGTGTTACGAGCGCGAGGGGGAGTTCCTCGGACGCGTCCCCTCCGAGTTCGAGGACGTGCGCTTCGAGGAGTGGCTGTCGGCGCTGAAGACGGCGAAGCTGCTGGAAGACTGGGCGAGCGAGGTGGACGAGGATCGCATCACCGAACGCTACGGCGTCGGACCCGGCGACGTACGGGGGAAAGTCGACGCCGCGGAGTGGTTGCTCGGCGCCGCCGAACGCCTCGCGACCGACCTCGACCTCGACCCCGACTGCGTCGTCGCGGTCCGGGAGGCGAAAAAGCGCGTCCAGTACGGCGTCCGCGAGGAACTGCTCGACCTGGCGGGGGTGCGCAACGTGGGACGCAAGCGCGCCCGCCGGCTCTACGAGGCGGGCGTCGAGTCCCGCGCCGACCTGCGCGAGGCCGATAAGTCCCTGATCCTCGGCGCGCTCCGGGGGCGCGAGCGGACCGCCGAGCGCATCCTGGAGAACGCGGGGCGGCGCGACCCGTCGATGGACGCGGTGAGCGTCGACGTCGACGTGGACGTCGAGGACGGGGGCGACGCCGCCCACGACGCCGGCGGGCAGGCCAACCTGGGTGATTTCGGATGA
- a CDS encoding precorrin-2 dehydrogenase/sirohydrochlorin ferrochelatase family protein: MIPLVHDIDGETVLVFGGGTVGARKARRFAREARVVVVSPAFTDADFGDSEFLRAAPGPDDVPTWLDAADPVLVVAATDDTALNAAIESEAKERGLLVNRADRSGERGRGGVVVPATVDDDPVHVAVTTSGTSPAVSRHLRRELESVVDGAGVVATVVGELRAELKDGDVDPGRRRAAVRAVAEAEAVWAVARANGSRDAVREAADGVLADALGDDGDGG, encoded by the coding sequence GTGATCCCACTCGTCCACGACATTGACGGCGAGACGGTCCTCGTGTTCGGCGGTGGAACCGTCGGCGCCCGGAAGGCGCGTCGCTTCGCCCGCGAGGCGCGGGTCGTCGTCGTCAGCCCGGCGTTCACGGACGCCGACTTCGGGGACAGCGAGTTCCTCCGTGCCGCACCCGGCCCGGACGACGTGCCGACGTGGCTCGACGCCGCCGATCCGGTACTCGTCGTCGCCGCCACCGACGACACGGCGCTCAACGCCGCTATCGAGTCGGAAGCGAAAGAACGGGGACTCCTCGTCAACCGCGCGGACCGCAGCGGGGAGCGGGGGCGCGGGGGCGTCGTCGTCCCCGCCACCGTCGACGACGACCCGGTGCACGTCGCGGTGACGACGAGCGGCACGAGTCCGGCGGTGAGCCGGCACCTGCGCCGGGAACTGGAGTCGGTCGTCGACGGCGCGGGGGTCGTGGCGACGGTGGTCGGGGAGCTTCGGGCGGAGCTGAAAGACGGGGACGTCGACCCCGGCCGGCGGCGGGCGGCGGTCCGCGCCGTCGCCGAGGCCGAGGCGGTGTGGGCGGTCGCGCGGGCGAACGGGAGTCGGGACGCGGTACGCGAAGCCGCCGACGGGGTGCTCGCGGACGCGCTCGGTGACGACGGCGACGGCGGCTGA